The following are encoded together in the Triticum dicoccoides isolate Atlit2015 ecotype Zavitan chromosome 6B, WEW_v2.0, whole genome shotgun sequence genome:
- the LOC119326441 gene encoding uncharacterized protein LOC119326441 encodes MDADHGGGVDEAEAAFFARRGSRCCCFPCWPSSTSSSSSALSHQRVGGAAATLGGEEEHWWQGAVDALLKVREWSELAAGPRWKTFIRRFGRGPGGPRPHHNFGGRKLNYDALSYALNFDEGHGATPEAGDHAGGYRDFSSRFAAPPASAKSSMDLGGRDAPPLFHPPPADGAPRA; translated from the coding sequence ATGGACGCCGACCACGGCGGCGGGGTGGACGAGGCGGAGGCGGCCTTCTTCGCGCGCCGGGGCAGCCGGTGCTGCTGCTTCCCCTGCTGGccctcctccacatcctcctcgtCCTCCGCCCTCTCCCACCAGCgcgtcggcggggcggcggcgacgctGGGCGGGGAGGAGGAGCACTggtggcagggcgcggtggacgcgCTGCTCAAGGTGCGGGAGTGGTCGGAGCTGGCGGCGGGGCCGCGCTGGAAGACCTTCATCCGCCGCTTCGGGCGCGGCCCCGGCGGGCCCCGCCCGCACCACAACTTCGGCGGCCGCAAGCTCAACTACGACGCGCTCAGCTACGCGCTCAACTTCGACGAGGGCCACGGCGCCACCCCCGAGGCCGGCGACCACGCCGGCGGCTACCGCGACTTCTCCTCCCGcttcgccgccccgcccgcctccgCCAAGTCCTCCATGGACCTCGGCGGCCGCGACGCGCCGCCGCTCTTCCACCCGCCGCCCGCCGACGGGGCCCCACGGGCCTGA